The genome window CCGCGGAGAGCTTCACATTTGCGTCAGGATTTCCCTGGTTGTCCGTATGCCCGACCACATGGAGCTTCAGCCTGGTGTTCTGCTTCAACAGCTTGCCGATCTCTTCCAGCGTCGGGGCCGACTCCGGCTTGAGCACCGACTTCCCGGTATCGAAGTAGATGCCATACACCGCGACCCTTCCATCCGTGGCAATGCTGGCCCCCATCGCCGCGGCATCGGCCTGCACGTCCTGTTTCATCGCCCCGATCTCGACGATCACAACACTGTATTGCGATCCCTCGTTGACCGGCTCCACGTGCACATAGCACGTCGCACCCCCTTTGACGATCTTTCCGCCGTAGACACGGCCATCCGTATACAGCTTCTTTCCTCCGATCTTCGTCAACGCAACTTCGTAGTTGCGCTCGATCTGCGTCATGCTCGCCTGGCTCGCCCCATCCTTGATCTTGTAGCTGATGCGGGTGGTCTTGCCCTCCCAGGTAGCTTCCGACTCCGGAAGGTACGGAGAGACATAACTATCGAAGTCCTTTACTTCGTACCCTTCGATATAGTATCCCGGCATGCGGGTGAGGAGCGGATGGTCCTTCGCACCCTGGAGGTCCGTTTGTGACAACACGGGAGCGGAACAGACAAGAAGAAGCACGAGAGTGGAGATGGATCTGCGGATCATGGGGGGCCCTGTGCTGTGAAGAATGGTGTCTTGCCCCAATCTAGCAAAAACCACCGACAAACGACAGAAAAACCCGGTCCGGATGCCGCTCACCGCAGGAGAAGAATGCGTTCCACGACCCGGATCCCCTCTCCCTGGAGGACGCAGAAATAGACCCCCGACGGCGATGAGCCTGCATGCAGGATGAGCCCGGTCGTGCCGGCACGCTGATGGCCACGGGCAAGCACCTGTACCTCCTCCCCCAGCACGTTCATCAGAACAAGGGTGTAGGTGCCGGCACGGGGAAGGGTCAGACGGACGCGCGCAGTGCTATTGAACGGCGATGGATAGCATTCGATCCGTGCCTCAGCGGGAAGCGCCAGGCCCGACCCGACGGGCCTGACGCCCAGAAGCGTGGACGCGGAGGTCCGCGGTACCGGCGACCCCGTCTCGAAATCCGCGCCGTTGTTGTTCGCATCGATCATGCCACCCCCTCTGCGCAGGAGTGCCGTCTTCGTCCCCGCCGCAGGCGCGGCGGAGTCCCCCTCAAAGCACGTCGCCGACGTCCCGTATCCTACCAGATCCACGACATCGCTTCCTGTCGGACAACTCCCGGAGACCGGTGCCTGCGTTGACATGAGCACGACCTTTCCCGCCGAAGCGCTCATCGCGATCGTGCCCACCACATCCGGCGTAGGCAACGGCGTCGTCCCCGCACCTCCCGCGCCTTCCTGAACGAGAAAATAGTGCTTCGCGGGGATACTCCCGGCGAGTGGCGTCATCTGCCAGGTCGTTCCGGCCCCCGATGCATACCGGAGGCTCCACCCGGAAAGGTCGACGGCTCCCGCGCCTGTATTCACGAGTTCAATGAAGTCGTGCGTCCACACCGAACCGCTGTTTCCACCCCCTCCGTAGATCTGGCTGATACGCACCTGGGCGGTCGCAGGAACAGTGAGACAGACGAGAAGGATCACGACATTGGTCCGCATTCCACACCTCATATGGACGATCGGTGGTGAAGCACATCCCTTTGAGGCGCCTGCACGTCCGCCCCATCACTGATAGTACATGGCCACGGCCTGCTTTCCGATGGCACGTGCGATCGCCGGTGCTCATCACAT of Ignavibacteriota bacterium contains these proteins:
- a CDS encoding lamin tail domain-containing protein, producing MRTNVVILLVCLTVPATAQVRISQIYGGGGNSGSVWTHDFIELVNTGAGAVDLSGWSLRYASGAGTTWQMTPLAGSIPAKHYFLVQEGAGGAGTTPLPTPDVVGTIAMSASAGKVVLMSTQAPVSGSCPTGSDVVDLVGYGTSATCFEGDSAAPAAGTKTALLRRGGGMIDANNNGADFETGSPVPRTSASTLLGVRPVGSGLALPAEARIECYPSPFNSTARVRLTLPRAGTYTLVLMNVLGEEVQVLARGHQRAGTTGLILHAGSSPSGVYFCVLQGEGIRVVERILLLR
- a CDS encoding OmpA family protein; protein product: MIRRSISTLVLLLVCSAPVLSQTDLQGAKDHPLLTRMPGYYIEGYEVKDFDSYVSPYLPESEATWEGKTTRISYKIKDGASQASMTQIERNYEVALTKIGGKKLYTDGRVYGGKIVKGGATCYVHVEPVNEGSQYSVVIVEIGAMKQDVQADAAAMGASIATDGRVAVYGIYFDTGKSVLKPESAPTLEEIGKLLKQNTRLKLHVVGHTDNQGNPDANVKLSAERADAVVRALQGQGVAATRLKAAGVGQYCPAATNRTEEGRGKNRRVELVEQ